TTAATGGAGGAGGAAAAATTCTCTGCCTTGTCTATGCTATAACCTTCTGGTACTACCAAATAACCGTTCGGATTGGCGTTAGGCTGGGCAACAATTGTGCCATTAACCATTTGAAATATTTCAATGCTTTGAGCATTTGTCTTATTTGGGTCAAGCACCGGCTGCCCGTTAAACTCGAGAAACTGGGCTGGAACAAAATCGTGATTTTTATCTTGAACATAGAAAATATCAGTCATTTTTTGCAATCTCAGAAACTAGTCGAAAGATCTTCGGAAAATGTTACAAGATAAAAATTTCTGCCAAGGGGTTGTGCTTCAAAGCCAATTATTCCAAATGGGGCCTTGCTTTGTATAGAGAGAGCGGCTTTTACCCACGCGGAACTGTAATGTCCTGATTTTGATGCAATCTCACCGCTAGAATCATAGACGAGTGCTTCACTAAAACCCCAGTGATCCATGCGAGAGTCCATCCAGCATACACTCAACTTCTGATTGCCATCGAATCTCTCCGAATTCCGGATGCATGCGGAGTAACTTGCTGAATTAAACCGAATGTCCAGCATAGACGTCCAATGCCAATAGCGGTTTGAAAATAGCAATGCCAAGGGCACGATAACAAGTAGAACTGAGGTCAGCCCCAAAAGCGCGCCACGGAAGTTCTCGGTGTCATAGGCGCGCAGAGCTGCCGAAATGCTCACGCACAGTAGGATGAAATTAACAACAAGGTGGCCCCAAAACAAGAAAACATCATATTTTGTATATCCGAGTGCGCACGCAGATAGCAAGCATATCGAAAGGATAAATATAATTTTCATTTGGTTGATGAGTTTCAATGGCGACCTGTGCCATTCCCGTAGTGAAGAGAAAAATCATCATGCCGTCATGCGCAAAATTGATTGACGATGCGCATGAAATTCGGATCTTAGCGGCGAAAAAAATGTAAATAATTTTTTACGGCTATTGATCGCTCAGTAAAATAAGGCGGCCTTCAAATGTATTTTTTGATGAGCCAGTGGCCATCTGCGGGATTTTAACAAAATGCATTCAGCAATCTTTCTTTTTGTTGTCGATTTCATTTCAAAACCCCCGAGTATGTAATTATTTGAGTCGACTAGCGATCTTGTGCTCTTTTGCGTGTAATTAGAGCAGTCTTTCTAGGTCTTGTCGATCAAAACCCGGGGGGCGGTAAAATTCTTGTTCCCCTTCTCGCTGAATAGCGTGCTGGTGCTGAAATTCATGCCGTGGATTCACGAATCTAGTCTCGAGAACTGGCTCGCGAGCCTGCCTCATGCCAAGGTACTGATCGAGGCATGGCGACGAGAGTACAACGACGCGGTTCGCAATGCGGTAGCTGACGGTCGAACCTTAATTGCTGCCGTTCACCTAGTGTGGCGTTGAGCGGCGGACACGGGTCGCAAGCCGGCAACGGCCTTGAGCTCGCTACTCGTCGGAATCACGCGATGACTGGCGGGCTCTCCAGGAGTGAGGTCGATCACCAGTCGCTCAATGTGAGTCACAAACGAACGGTCGTTCGTTACCTAACTTAGATTTATGTCAAATTAGTTGTATGCACAACTATTGAGGTGACATGGCTACTCCCGGTGAGCGGCCGATGAGCTTGCCGCCGCCGCCCGGCGCAGGCTCTACGCCGGGCCCGGGACTCGCTGCCAGCGCCGATTGTCGCAGCCGATCGGTGGTAAGCGGCCCTTCGACCTGATGCGGGTGCTGTTGGCCAGTGCTGACGCGCGCCAAGATTTCCCGAGACAAGCCCTTGACGATCGTATCGACGCCTTGTTTGCCAACACACTGTCCCGCGTAGCCGTGCTGGCGAACCTTCGACTCGCCTTCGCCGTAAACCTTCACGCCAGTACTGTCGATCACCAGATGCAGCGACTCGCGGCTGCGCACGACCGGCAGCTTTACCAGCAGCGTCTGGGCGCAACGGCACACGGTCGTGTAGTTCGGTATCGGCAAATCGGCGAAAGCCAGGTCACGCAGGCTTTGTGCGAAGCCTTGCAGGGCACGCAACGGTCTTCAGTCCGAGCAAGGCCTGAATCAGCGCATCGCTGTACAGCCGCGGACGACCCCGCGTGGGCGCGGTGTCGGGCATGTTCGCAAGAGCGTCGTCGTCAATCCACATCGTGATGTTGCCTCGATTGATCAGGCCGGCGTTGTATGCCGCCCAGTTTCTGACACGGTATTTCGCGTTCGGCTCCTGCGTCCCGCTCTTGTCCTTGCGCATTTTCTCGCACTCAAAGATCGAGAATCTACGCAGGATGCCGAATTGTTAACAGGGGCATCGCTCCGGCTGTTGCGCGCAAACGTCATCGCCACGGGCAGGATTAATGCAACAACGCCGCGCCGAGACGACTTCCCGTTCGTTTCGCCGGCAATAATTGAGGTCGAATTTATTTCAGCCGGCATGGAAGATTGTTTCGATTTATAAAATCTACCGCCATTGAAAATTCGTCGACAGCAGAAAGTAAAACAATCGTCGAGTCAAATTTTCCGAGTTAATTCGGGTGCTAGGTAAAATTGAACAATTTCTTACTTTGCAATATATTATTTCTTGATATTTTTGTGAAATTTATCTAGCTTTACTATGTTTTCATTTTTCCATCCACTTCATTGCAAATAATTTTCTTTGGTGATTATGTCTGCGGATCACCTGATAACCTCCTGCGCCGAGGTCTGGATTGCTTTAGCCTAAAAAGCTGATCGATTATTTTAACCGGCAACGCGAAATAATGAGGCTGAAAGTGACAATAGATGAAACTTTGATCGGAAATCTTCCAATATCCTCTATACCTGGAGCGCGCTACAAGGCAAAAATTGACTTTGTTTCCCCCCAAAGTCGACGCGATAATTTTCAGCTTGAGCAACAATGTTTTCTAGGGGTCAGCCTCGAAAATCGAAATTTTGAACCAGCGCGATTTCATTCGCAGCTTGAATGGGTATCACGCCGCTTCCCGAAATGCACGATCCTGATTGGCGACAGCATTCATCGACTCACACTCGAGTCCCGTTCAGGCATGCCGGCTCAGGAGGCATTTGACAGAGCTCTGCAGCTCGGCCAAGAATTCATGGAGGAGAGCCGCGACATCGTTACTGACTATCGGGCCACCACACGTTTCGAATTTATTACCTGTCATGAAATTCAGAAGACGCAAGAATATTTGATGCATCACCGCAATATTAGCGATTACTTCTTCCAATCACGGAAATTTCGAGAATCTGTGGAGAGTTTCGGTCTCCGATATCATCGGAACGATTGGGATACTTTGACCAGGGCAGAGCAGGATTCTCGTCTGAGAAGCTCGTCGAATTATTTCATTGAAGAATTCGCGATATTCGCGTGTCTTGTGAAGCGTGGCTTTTCCGTGATGGTGTACCCCGGATCGTTCAGTACACTCGCTGAAATCGCTGACCATCAATTTCCTGGCGTGTCGAAAGAACTCGAATCTCTCTGTGTCGTATCCCTTCATTTTAAGGGGCGCTAGAAATGAATAAAATGGTCGATCACAACGAATGGACTTTGGATCCCGGAAAAATTTACCTGCGAGAAGTGCATAAACGAGTCGATGAAAGGCCTGCTGCATCGGAGGCGCGGCTTGAGCGTGCGACTCTGGAAGAGCAACAACTAGTTTTTGAATCATTAGCCGGGCGGGATCAAGCACTTCACGATGGCATATTCCTACTAACAATTCCAGACTCGATTGATTTTTCCGCTTGCGATCATTTCTCCCGTCAGTTTTTCACCGGCGACGACGCACTGCCATACGGGCGTTATCGCACCATGACTGGCATTCGTTTCGGCGACCCGCTCCTGGGCTACCACGAGCGTGTTAACCAAATTGAGCAGTTCTTGCTCGAGCGTCGCTTCTGGCAGAAGGTTTATCCAGCCGAAATAGAAGCATGCGGGCTAGCTTTAACCGGCATCGCAGGGCGCGTGTTGCGTGCGATCCTGATGTTGACAGACGTTCCAGTGCGCGATTGGGATGAAGCGACGGGCGGGTGTTCGGCCGAAGCCGGTTCTTACCACCTGACGTTCAATCACTATCGCCCGTCGCTACCCGGCATCGGTCTCTCGTCGCACAAAGACGATGGCTTCATGACGATTCTCAGAATCACGTCCCCTGGGCTCGAAATCAACCGTCACGATCGCTGGGAGGCCGTCACTCCCGATCCCGCTTGCTTCATCGTCAATTTCGGGCTATCGATGGAAATCCTGACGCGCCGGTCCTCACGTCCCGTTAGCGCGATCATGCATCGCGTCCAACACCAGACAGCCGATCGTTTTAGCTTCGGTCATTTCAGCTCAAGCTTCTGTGAGCCGGGTGCCGAGGCCGGCATCCATGGCTACGACAGCGAGTCCGGCCTGCGGCGCATCTGCTCGTCGCGCGAACTGATCGATGCAAACGACAACGAGATCTATCAGGGCACCCAGGGCGGGGAGGCCGCGTCATGAGCCTGAAGACATTTCACCCCTACCTTGCCGAGATCGCCGGTGAAGAACTCAGATTCCTATCTGGCTCACTCCGCGAGGCTATCGACAATGGCTGTTTCGCGCTCGCTATCCCCGATGATCTCGACCTTGCGCCTGGCATCCGCCTCGCGAACGAGTTCCATCTTGCCCCTGAGGATGAGCCTTCCCAGCAAGGCGCAGGGTATCGTGGCTTTCGCTTACGCGAAGGCATATATTTTGACCGGGACCACTATCAGACTGAGCATATCCTCATCGACGAACCACGCCGCAGGGTTGAATTCCCCGATCCTGCAAATGCAATGTGCGAACGGATGTATCTGATCGGACGGATGGTGCTGCGTACCATCCTGTCCGCAGTGGGTATTCCTTCATCGCTCTGGGAGCGCGCAACCGACTACTGCGTGACCAACGGGGGCGTCCAATGGTTCGCGGTCAGTCGTTACCGGTCGGGTCGGAACGCCCCTGGCGCTCCCGAACACAAGGACACCGGATTCGTCACAGTCCTTTATTACGAACAACCCGGCCTCGAGGCGTTCATTGACAACATCTGGTGTGACGTGCCGCCCGTGCCCGGCCACTTCCTCATCAATTTTGGCGGTGCACTCGAAGCCTTGACGGCCCGTCTGCCCGACCGCGTCAGGGCTGTCCGCCATCGCGTCCGTCAATGTGGGCCGGGCAGTGGCTCACAGGGTGATCGGTTTTCATTCGCAGCTTTCCTGAACCCTTCTGCTACGAGCGAGGCCTTCCAGATTGCAGACGACGGTGGCAGCCTCGTATCGCTGGGTTCTGTCGATACGTTCTTACGTGATTTTAACCGGACAACCTGGCGCGATGGCTACGCCGAATTCGGTATCACAAAACGCCCCTAAGAGTGACAGTCCCATGACAATCCCGACACTTATACCGCCCTCGCAGCATACGCGCGCCGTGCCGTTTCCCGGGTTGATCGCACACGCGCCCGGTCCCGATACCGACACCGAGCACGGCGCCGCGTTTCGCGCAGCCGTTATCGAGGGTGGTCTAGATGCGTCCGACTATTTCGCCCGTTCAGGCGTGGCCGAACTTGCAAGCCGCTCTGGTGGCCTCTGCACACTCTGGATCGACAACGACCTGGCCATCTATCAGAACACAAACGAGCCACTCGTCGAGGACGATGACCTGATGCCGTCCATCAATACAAATGCAGGGTTGTTCGGCTCGTTCATGGGCGGACTCGATGCGAACGATCCGGTCCGCGTGGCCAAACGCGAATTCGTCGAGCGGATTCTCGGGAATGCCCGATTCGTCTACGGCCTGTCCGACGAGATAACCGCCGCAACCCGTGCATATTTGGATTCACCGCTGTCCCAGGACACATCGCTCGATACATTCTGTCTGAATCTCACCGCCTATGTCGACAGCGTGATCCCGGGCATTCTGGATCTGCAGATTCGTCCTTTGACTGACTATCTCGCGGAGCCGATCTTTGGCAGGATCGCTACGAGCTTTTTCGAAATCGCCTCGGAGGCCATTAGCAAGCTGAACGTTGCCGCCATTCAGGATGCCGACCTGATTGTCGATCTGACGATGCGGATCTTACTCGACAACTACCAGTCGATCGAAGCGGCTCCGCAGGGCAACTTGATCCGTTCGCAGTTCGGGAATTTTGGAATTCCATTTTCGCGACAGGGCATTGCGACACTGACCGATGCGCAATTGAAGGAACTCGGTACGCTGATCGTCGCGACCTACGATACAACGGCACTGAGTTTGCTCTGGACGATCGCCTATCTGGAGACGACGCCCGGCGCGCGTGACCGGTTGCTTGATTCGCTTGGAGACCATGAGGTTGCGCAGCAAACCGCCACCATGATGGTGCTCGAAGCAATCCGACTCGGCGGCAGCAATCCTACCTCGCTCTGGCGCAGATCCCGGCGCCCCGTGACGATCCTGCACCGGGGCAGCTCCGTCGACATCCCGGCCGGCACGATGTTCTGGCTCGACCGCCGTCTCGCCAATCGCGACCCACAGCGCTTCGCACGCCCCAATGTCTTCGATCCGGGCAACATCGAGGGCATAGCGAATCATGGGGGTATTGAGGCAGCATCGCTACTCGCGCGTAACCGTTACGAAATTAACTCGTTCTCCATGATCAATACCGTGCGCAACCCTCGCAAGTGCCCGGGCCGACTCTTTTCCGTACGTGCGCAGGCGCTGATGCTGACCGAGCTATATCGCAGCAATCGCGTCGTCGTCAGCGGTGTCTCGACCGGGTTGATGCCAGGTAGCGCTATGCCTCGCCCCGCCTGCCCTGGTTCGATCCGAGTCGAACCCATTCAATGACCGGAGAGCAAACCCAATGTCTTCCATTCTTCCTGTTGCATACTTTCATGATCGCGCCGTGCACTTCGTCGAACCCGATGGCTTCGAACGCACCCGGACGCTCGGTGCATTCCATCTGCGTCATCCTGATGGTTTCGACTTCCGGGCCGGCATCGAACTCGCGCAGAAATACTATCTACCGGTTGGCGACGGGCCGGACGCGGCATTTCGAGGCTATCGTTCTCGCTCGCTGTCCCGATCGTTGCTCGGCTATTCTCAGACGGGTAACGACCAGGACGAACTGCTGCAGATCGAAGCGAAGCTATGGGATGACTATCTACCCAGCGCTGCAGCGACACTACTCTGGCGTATGAACGAATTGAACCGTGGCGTGCTAACCGACCTGTTCCTTCGCGTTGGTGTTTCGCCGGCCGACATCGATACGATCGCGGGTGGGATGTCGAAGAACGAGGCTTTGCAGTACTGCATCTTCAACCACTACCGTTCAGAAGTTGCTGAGCCTCTCGGGCTGACCGCACACAGGGACAGCGGCTTCATCACCATGCTTTATACGACAGAACCCGGCCTCGAGTCGCAGCAGGGGCAGACATGGATCCCCTTCGATCCGATGCCGGGTCATTTCACGATTGTTCTCGGTCACTCGTTCGAAATTTTGACCCAGCGCCTACCCGATCCAGTGAACGCCAGCTATCACCGTGTCCGACGCATGGCGACGCGCGAAGCGGGCGTACCTGACCGCTTCACGTTCGGCGTCTATATCGGACCGCGCTGGGATCAATTGCTCTTTCAATACGATACGGATGGCAAACTCTCGAACGTCGGCACCTTTCTCGAGTTCCAGCGTGCCAAGGCCGCCGAGATGGCATACGAGTTTCATCCGCGCGTCGACTCAACCGTGAACTAGGGGCAATACGCCATCAAACATGGATACCGACATGTCACGCGTTGCATCTCCAACTCTCCGTCAGGCGACCGCGCTTCCACCGATGCCAGACGAACACGAGGCAAGCCAACGCTATCCCGCGTGCGAGATGGCGCGCGCTAGCTTCGATGGCCCCAGCCTGCAGTTCGATGCGGCGAACGGTTTCGATCGCGCGTTAAGCGATGGTTTTTTCCTGCTCGCGATTCCAGATGGCGTTGCACTCGACGGCAGCGATCGCTTCGTTCGTCACTTCTTCGAACCGCGCGCCGACGGCGACCTGGCGCCCTACACGGGATATCGCGACTGCGTTGTACCAGGTGACTACCAAGGATATTTCGATCGAGAACACGATCAGTGGGAGAACTTCTACATCGAGCGCGACAACTGGGGCATGCTGCCCGCGTCGGTTGCTCGCACCGGAGTAGCGATGTCTGGACTCGGCATCAACATCCTGCGAGCCACACTCGGCTACCTCGGTATCCCGAAGGCAGGGTGGAACACCGTGACGGGTGGGTTGACGGCGAACCAGGGACACCAGATGTTAGCGTTTAATCACTTCCGCTCCGACAAGCGTGTTCGCGGCTCGAAATTTCATCGCGATTCTGGCTGGGTCACGGTGCTTCGCTCCACCGCCCCCGGTCTGCTCGCTTTTATCGACGGCGACCTGCGCACCATCAATCCAGAGCCAGGCTATTTCATCGTCAATTTCGGAAGCTCGATCGAGGTCCTGACCGGCTGCCTGCCGAAGCCGGTGCGTGCCAATATCCATGGCGTGGCGCGGACGATACCACGCCCCGAAGGGCAAGAACGCGTGTCCTACGTGGTCTTTCTTGACAGCGACCTGCATGGTGACATCTACCAATATCGCGACAATACGCCGGTTCGCATTCAATCAGTGACGGACTTCGCCATTCAGGAAGTCTCACGCACCTACGACAATGACGCACATCTACTCTGACCGCAGCCTTTTGGAGACGCGAATATGAACGTATCTGATACATATGAGTGGGCGGCCGCGAGATTTGACAACGGGGAACTGATCTTCGATACCTCGGACGGACTCACTCGTGCGCTCGCCGACGGTTTCTTCTTCGTACAAAAACCGGCCGGATTCGATTTGACACCGGGCGATTGCTTCGCCACTAATTTCTATCTCGACGGCCGCGGTGATGCCAACGACACGTACCGGGGCTTTCGCGCCTGGAATGCCGAGCGGCTCGCCGAACGTGAAGGTTACTATTGTCGTGATGCTGACCAAGTCGAACAGTTTTTCCTGGAAGGTCGCTTCTGGAACGAGGTGTTTCCCGAGGCGTTGTCGCGTCAGGCGCGCGAGATGCGTGAGTTCTCCGTCGCCGTAATCAGGGCGATCCTCGATCGGCTCGATCTGCCTCGCGAGATCCTCGAAAAAGCGACCGGTGGCATCCTCTCGGGTAATGGTACTTACCATCTGACGTTTAATCATTTCCGACCGCAGATCCGGGCACGTGGCCTGAACACGCACAAGGATTCGGGATGGATCACGATGCTGCGGTCGCTGGAGCCCGGACTTGAGGTTCTGCGTGAGCGCGAGTGGGTGCCGCTCATCCCGCGGCCAGACGCCTTCGTCATGAATTTTGGTTGCGCGATCGAGATACTCACGCGAGATACCCGCACCCCCGTCGCGGCAGTCGCACACCGCGTGGTCGAACAGCAAGCCCGGCCCGACGGCATCCCTGACCGGTTTTCCTATGCCCTGTTCGTGGACAGCAGTCTCAATCCAGCACAATGCGAGGGATTGTATCGATTGGATCCGCAGGCCGGCCTGGTGCTGGCGGCTGATTTCAACACCTTCCTTGATGAGATCCTGGCCAACACCTACGATCGCGATACTGAAGGGCTCTACTGACCGCTCTCGACCGAACGTTCTGTCGAGTATTCGTCCGCGTCGCTGCTGCACCGGCAATGCGCCAGTACCGACAGCCATTCCTTCCCGTTTCTTCGTCTTGTCAATTTCGCATTCTTATGGGGAAAGGCGTGCCATCTTCAGAAACCGTTGCATGCGCGAACAATCATCGCACTTTGTTGTCCGCTCTATCTATATCGGTGTTCTTCGTCGGCGCAAGCGAGTTCATGCTCTCGGCGATGCTCAATCCGCTCAGTATCGCATTCGACACCGACTCAGTCCGCATTACATGGTTGATCTCGAGTTACGCGTTTGCCTACGCAATCGCAGCACCGTTCCTCGGCTATCTGTCGGACCGTATCAATCGTGGACGCCTCCTGCTGATTGCACTGCTGTTGTTCACAATCGATGGTATCGGTATCGCCTTCTCTCCAACGCTTGAGATTGCGATTGGGCTGCGGATATTCGGTGGTCTCGCCTCCGCAGTCATCATTCCGACCGCGTTCGCTCTGATTTCCGAAGTCGTCCCGCGCGCACGCCATGCGGCCGCGATGGGCGCCGTCATGCTCGGCATGACGCTCGGTATCGCGCTCGGTCCCGCGATAGGTGGCCTGCTCACAAGTTGGGTCGGCTGGCGTGCACCGTTCCTTCTTATGTCGGTCGGGTGCATCGTCGCCTTTCTGATTGGCACTGCGACAATGTCTAGAGTGCGCCGCACTGTCGCTCCGTCTGACATCCGCGGCTTCCGGTGGCTACGCAATCCGCAGGTCACGCGCCCATTGCTCGCGAAAGGCCTGTGGAACGGCACCGGCGTATCCGCGTTCCTTTTGTCAGGCGAAGTGTTGCGCCACCGCTATCAGCTTGACGTCGCGCAGGTTGGGATGAGTGTGACCGCGTTCGGCATTGGGCTCGGCGTCGGCAATCTGTCGGCCGGGAGGTTGCGACGTCTGACCGGCAGCGAGGAATGTTCGTTGATCGTTGTGACGATACTGCTCACCGCTTCCATTGCGGCGTTCTATCTCCTGCCGGTTCCCATGTCAGGCGCACTTGCGTGTCTCGGGGCATGGGGTGCGGCTCTCGGAGCCGGGGCCCCTTCGGCGACGACCGTGCTGGCTGAACGCTCGAATCGCGACAAGGGCGTGGTGCTCGCCACCGCCGAGACGCTCAACAACATTGTCATCCTGTCGGTCGTCCCGCTAGCATCGATAATTCTAGCGCACGGCACCATTCCGATGGCAACTACCGTCTTTATTGTGGGCCTAAGTATCGGAGTTACATTGACACTGTACGATGCTTTGGTTGCGCCGCGGCAGAACCACTGATTTACCTGCCACAGGGTGGAGGACCCACCTGGAGGGCGCTGTCACGTTGGCGGGTATGGTCGCGTAAGATAGGGTGATGAAACCGAACG
The genomic region above belongs to Burkholderia plantarii and contains:
- a CDS encoding transposase, translated to MSIKTRGAVKFLFPFSLNSVLVLKFMPWIHESSLENWLASLPHAKVLIEAWRREYNDAVRNAVADGRTLIAAVHLVWR
- a CDS encoding tRNA-dependent cyclodipeptide synthase, whose translation is MTIDETLIGNLPISSIPGARYKAKIDFVSPQSRRDNFQLEQQCFLGVSLENRNFEPARFHSQLEWVSRRFPKCTILIGDSIHRLTLESRSGMPAQEAFDRALQLGQEFMEESRDIVTDYRATTRFEFITCHEIQKTQEYLMHHRNISDYFFQSRKFRESVESFGLRYHRNDWDTLTRAEQDSRLRSSSNYFIEEFAIFACLVKRGFSVMVYPGSFSTLAEIADHQFPGVSKELESLCVVSLHFKGR
- a CDS encoding 2OG-Fe(II) oxygenase family protein, coding for MNVSDTYEWAAARFDNGELIFDTSDGLTRALADGFFFVQKPAGFDLTPGDCFATNFYLDGRGDANDTYRGFRAWNAERLAEREGYYCRDADQVEQFFLEGRFWNEVFPEALSRQAREMREFSVAVIRAILDRLDLPREILEKATGGILSGNGTYHLTFNHFRPQIRARGLNTHKDSGWITMLRSLEPGLEVLREREWVPLIPRPDAFVMNFGCAIEILTRDTRTPVAAVAHRVVEQQARPDGIPDRFSYALFVDSSLNPAQCEGLYRLDPQAGLVLAADFNTFLDEILANTYDRDTEGLY
- a CDS encoding 2OG-Fe(II) oxygenase family protein, which translates into the protein MSSILPVAYFHDRAVHFVEPDGFERTRTLGAFHLRHPDGFDFRAGIELAQKYYLPVGDGPDAAFRGYRSRSLSRSLLGYSQTGNDQDELLQIEAKLWDDYLPSAAATLLWRMNELNRGVLTDLFLRVGVSPADIDTIAGGMSKNEALQYCIFNHYRSEVAEPLGLTAHRDSGFITMLYTTEPGLESQQGQTWIPFDPMPGHFTIVLGHSFEILTQRLPDPVNASYHRVRRMATREAGVPDRFTFGVYIGPRWDQLLFQYDTDGKLSNVGTFLEFQRAKAAEMAYEFHPRVDSTVN
- a CDS encoding 2OG-Fe(II) oxygenase family protein, with protein sequence MSLKTFHPYLAEIAGEELRFLSGSLREAIDNGCFALAIPDDLDLAPGIRLANEFHLAPEDEPSQQGAGYRGFRLREGIYFDRDHYQTEHILIDEPRRRVEFPDPANAMCERMYLIGRMVLRTILSAVGIPSSLWERATDYCVTNGGVQWFAVSRYRSGRNAPGAPEHKDTGFVTVLYYEQPGLEAFIDNIWCDVPPVPGHFLINFGGALEALTARLPDRVRAVRHRVRQCGPGSGSQGDRFSFAAFLNPSATSEAFQIADDGGSLVSLGSVDTFLRDFNRTTWRDGYAEFGITKRP
- a CDS encoding MFS transporter codes for the protein MPSSETVACANNHRTLLSALSISVFFVGASEFMLSAMLNPLSIAFDTDSVRITWLISSYAFAYAIAAPFLGYLSDRINRGRLLLIALLLFTIDGIGIAFSPTLEIAIGLRIFGGLASAVIIPTAFALISEVVPRARHAAAMGAVMLGMTLGIALGPAIGGLLTSWVGWRAPFLLMSVGCIVAFLIGTATMSRVRRTVAPSDIRGFRWLRNPQVTRPLLAKGLWNGTGVSAFLLSGEVLRHRYQLDVAQVGMSVTAFGIGLGVGNLSAGRLRRLTGSEECSLIVVTILLTASIAAFYLLPVPMSGALACLGAWGAALGAGAPSATTVLAERSNRDKGVVLATAETLNNIVILSVVPLASIILAHGTIPMATTVFIVGLSIGVTLTLYDALVAPRQNH
- a CDS encoding cytochrome P450, with protein sequence MTIPTLIPPSQHTRAVPFPGLIAHAPGPDTDTEHGAAFRAAVIEGGLDASDYFARSGVAELASRSGGLCTLWIDNDLAIYQNTNEPLVEDDDLMPSINTNAGLFGSFMGGLDANDPVRVAKREFVERILGNARFVYGLSDEITAATRAYLDSPLSQDTSLDTFCLNLTAYVDSVIPGILDLQIRPLTDYLAEPIFGRIATSFFEIASEAISKLNVAAIQDADLIVDLTMRILLDNYQSIEAAPQGNLIRSQFGNFGIPFSRQGIATLTDAQLKELGTLIVATYDTTALSLLWTIAYLETTPGARDRLLDSLGDHEVAQQTATMMVLEAIRLGGSNPTSLWRRSRRPVTILHRGSSVDIPAGTMFWLDRRLANRDPQRFARPNVFDPGNIEGIANHGGIEAASLLARNRYEINSFSMINTVRNPRKCPGRLFSVRAQALMLTELYRSNRVVVSGVSTGLMPGSAMPRPACPGSIRVEPIQ
- a CDS encoding 2OG-Fe(II) oxygenase family protein: MNKMVDHNEWTLDPGKIYLREVHKRVDERPAASEARLERATLEEQQLVFESLAGRDQALHDGIFLLTIPDSIDFSACDHFSRQFFTGDDALPYGRYRTMTGIRFGDPLLGYHERVNQIEQFLLERRFWQKVYPAEIEACGLALTGIAGRVLRAILMLTDVPVRDWDEATGGCSAEAGSYHLTFNHYRPSLPGIGLSSHKDDGFMTILRITSPGLEINRHDRWEAVTPDPACFIVNFGLSMEILTRRSSRPVSAIMHRVQHQTADRFSFGHFSSSFCEPGAEAGIHGYDSESGLRRICSSRELIDANDNEIYQGTQGGEAAS
- a CDS encoding 2OG-Fe(II) oxygenase family protein, with the translated sequence MDTDMSRVASPTLRQATALPPMPDEHEASQRYPACEMARASFDGPSLQFDAANGFDRALSDGFFLLAIPDGVALDGSDRFVRHFFEPRADGDLAPYTGYRDCVVPGDYQGYFDREHDQWENFYIERDNWGMLPASVARTGVAMSGLGINILRATLGYLGIPKAGWNTVTGGLTANQGHQMLAFNHFRSDKRVRGSKFHRDSGWVTVLRSTAPGLLAFIDGDLRTINPEPGYFIVNFGSSIEVLTGCLPKPVRANIHGVARTIPRPEGQERVSYVVFLDSDLHGDIYQYRDNTPVRIQSVTDFAIQEVSRTYDNDAHLL